A window of Rhizoctonia solani chromosome 5, complete sequence genomic DNA:
GCGAGTACACGATCaaggcgcatacacccaagtAAATAGGTATGCTCTGCTTGCTGCAGGCTCGCGAGATACCAGCCAACTTGGCTCTTCAAATGCCCAAGACTAGCAGTTGCCACTCGGGAGTATAGCAGGCTATTGCTCTGTGAGCCTAATACCTGATTGCTGTGGTCCAAGGATTGAAAGATATAAAGGAAGTTTAAGCACCTCACCCATTGCCGGCGATCCCTGATTCTGGGCTTGAATGTGTTTGTAGTTGAGGAGAATACTGACATTAGCTATCGCGTGACACTGTTACTATATACAACGTATCTGAAATATGCTAAAAGCACATCACATCATCAAGTTAGCTCTTCTAGGCCTTTTGAATATCAACCAAGATTCTTATGCTTGTATTCCACGGTGGCTATCGCCACATTCAGCAGTACCTCGCAGTCAGCCTCAGTATATCGCTTGTCAAAGATGACTTTGACTCCGCTTTGAAACAATAGGCAATGGGTCGATCCTCCAAAATGGAACATACCCAGCTGATCCCCTTTCCTGATTATATCTCCCTCCCTGACGGTTACCTCGCAGGTTGAGACCTCACACATACCAACGGCTAGGAATCCAATTAATCCGATTTTTGGATTATCGCATCGTATCCATATAAGTGCCCGAGTAGCAACAGCGGTGATATAAGCTTGGGAGAGCATTTGAGATACAGGATCTGGTCCCTCCGGATTCGCGAAACCCATCGCGGGAGAGGCAGCGTAATATGTGCCAGGTATGAGCTCGACTCGGTCAATGACTCCATTGACGGGGCTAGCCCAGCGATGGTATTTGTATGCGCTAAGAAAAGCCTGGTAAATAGTACCTCCAACGAATTTGTCCATGTAAGGATCATTATTCAGCATGTGTCGTAAAGAGTAGGGAGATCCCTTAAGCCAAAAGCTGTCTGCTTCCTTGATATTAGTGGCGATTCGGTAAACAGTCGATTCGCAAGCACTATTGATGATGTCGTCTCGGTCAGGGAACTCGACAGGGCGGACACCCTCACGCAATTCGCGTGTAAAAAAGTCATCCCAGGATTTGAACCCGTAGTAAGGGGCGCAAGGGTTGCATTTAAATATCTGAGTAAAATTTGGAATATTCTGGCTTGCTTTTGGACCAAACCAGCCATTGTTGTCTGTGGTCAGGTATTCGCGCGAGTCAGGTGAAGACAAGAAGTCAGACCAGGCGTCAAACATTTTCTTGAACTGGGCGTTGACTGCAGGATCCAAGAACACTGCCTGCCCCGCTTCCGTCCCCATTGGCCAATTAAGAATTGCGTTAATAGGAAACCCAACGAACGCATGATCCTCGTAGGGAATAGAATGGGTGATAATATAGTCGAaagccttgagcattgtatTGTAATCGCGTATCTGAAAGTTTGTGAGATTGACCAGGATTTAATTAGGAGTCAATCAGCTCAAACATACCTGTGGCCTAAGCGTAGGATCCTTATCATACGGAGAAGTATTCGGAACTTGTTCAAACATTTCATCGAATCCTTTCCTAAGAGCTGGGCTAGTATCGATCAACCTCTTGAACTCGACAATGGTAGGATGGAGATGGTCAACCAAGCGCTCGTCTCCGTTGACTTTGTTGAGTAGACTCGATATATATGGCTCGGAAACTTGGCGATCTCTTGTAGTATACCAACCTCCTACGCGTTCTCCGGCGGTCTGTAAGCTCGGATCATGAATACTATGCTCCCCACGATTAAGAACGACTACCTTATGACCGGCTTGATCATTGGGAAGGAGGGCGCCTGACTTGGGTAATACGTTAAGATGTACACATTTAAGCGTCTGAGCCGAAAGGACTCACCAAGTAAGGTGTACGCATGTGTGAGGGATGTCGGACCCAGAGGGAAACGCGATGTGTTCCAAAGTATTTTAGCGGGGGCTTTTATATTAGATTATTGTCATCATCATGCAGCTATAGAGTATGCCACTGCACGAGTCACATCCGAAGatccttttttttctttgttcGCAGCCTCATTCAGTAAGGGAAAAAAGGAGAAGGGATCCCGTGTAATAGACTCGATGGTCTGTAAAGGGCTGGAGCTGGAGATTACTGGGCTGACTGGCTAATTCTAGGTAGACTCAAACTATTTTTGAAGTAGCCAACGGAGCCGACACGGAGCCGGGCCCAAACTATTGGTTTCGACATCTCAATAGTTGTAGAATCATCAATTATCCGTGTTCTCGCACTATTGCGCAGTCATAAGCTATGTTAGAGCTTCAATAATTGATAGACCTGAGCGACTAGTTTGTGATCGGTCGAAATCTTTAATTCGACAGTATTGTGCCCAAAGGCCTGTACACAGAGATTTTGTCTTTGGACGTGCATCAATTCTTCGATCAATGCGTCAGTTTATACCCTGATGGATTGGACGGCGGCTTCAATCTCCGAGAGACATGAAGCGAAAAGGATCGTGGATACATTCAATACTGGATGGCAGGAAGCAAGAGCTCTATCGATTTATCCACGTGTATATTGAGTTCATTTTATCCAAGTAACGTAAGACGTTTATAAAACTCTGCTGTGGCCACGTATCGATAACGGCATCTGGCAATTATGGATAATATTTCACTATCCTGTACAGCTGGTAGAGCTTCAGTTGGTGAGTTTGAGCTACTCGTTACATTCAATTTGAAAGAGAAAAGGGCTGTGTAAGTTTGAACACCGGAAGGAAAACTTAATTAACTGGAGTGGGTTAATTTCAAACAGCAATGCTTGGTTATATGCGTTGTGATTCCCGGTTATTAAGGTCACAGAGAATATCTAACAAGCGCTACACAAATGATGATACGATTGTTGAATACGAATAGTCGATTCCATGGTCCCATATTTCTCTGCTCGATCGACATCGTCTCACTTTCTACACAGTATCAATGATGATTGCACCATATCGTACGACTGTATGACATATATAATCCACATAATTCGACCAGTCATGATCAAACACTAAAATGTCTAccaaaaatcccaaaacCAATCGATACGAGTTTTTCGGTCCTCCTGGGGCTGCAGCTGTAGCAACCTGCACACCCATCATCGTCTATGGTCTTTATTACAACTGCTCTGAAGCCTCGGGTCTCTGTCAACTACCTACCTGGTCGTTTCCTCTGCAGGTCGTAAGAGCCATAAGCGACGGCAACTGGTGGAAGAGTGCGTTTGACATTCAGGTCACGGTAGCATACTTTGCATGGTATGCATCTCTCGTAGCTGCCTGGTACTGGTTGCCTGGCGAATGGCTCGAAGGGACGGAGCTGCGCACAGGTGGTCATAAAGTATATAAGCTCAATGGTACGATGATATTCATCTCTGGTGAGCTATGAAAACTCATACTTTGGGTAGCATTCAATACGCTCCTACTCAACGTAGGATTGGCGACGGGTTGGATTTTGGTATATGGCCCTCAATCCTTTACTTTCATTTATGACCATTGGGTTGGGCTTTGCAGTGCGGCTATACTCAACTCGCTCGTTCATGCGACCTACTGCTACATCATGTCCACTATCGACGAAGACCAACGGCTCCTATCCCTCAGTGGTAACAGTGGAAACGTCTTCTACGACGTGAGTATGGCTTTTTTTACGTAGTAATTCGGAAGTTGAAACACAACAACAGTGGTTTATTGGGCGCGAACTGAACCCCTCAATCGGACTTTTCGATATCAAATCGTTTGCGGAGCTCCGCCCGGGCATGATCCTTTGGTTCATAATCAACCTCAGCTCGTATTGCAAACAAGTCGTTCATCGTGGAACGTGGTATCCTACCGATTCCATGTTCTTGGTGTTATTATTCCAGTGGGGTTATGTCGTAGATGCACTTTACAACGAGGTAGGTTTCTAGATTGCTCCCCGAACTGGGTACTCAATTTTTTGTCACACACAGCACGCAGTTTTCACTACTAGAGATATTACGATGGACGGTTTCGGATTTATGCTTTCTTTTGGTAGCATCGCATGGGTTCCACTTACGTACTCTGTCCAAGCACGATATCTTGCGTTCAAGCATGTCGAACTAGGTCTATTCTGGACTGTTGTGATTTTTGCCATTCATGCCGTCGGGTACTGGATCTTCAGGGAAAGCAACAACGAAAAGAACGAGTTCAGAAGCGGAAAGAATCCCAAGAGTGGGTGTATTGACTATTCTATCAATAGCTTGTATCTTACCATACTACTCTCAGACCTTCAATCGTTCAAAACAGAACGCGGAACGAGACTTTTGACCAGCGGATGGTGGGGGATATGCCAACACCCCAACTACCTGTGAGTCGAATCCAACGCGCATACATACACCATATTCCCACTTAAAACCTAACCATTTTTCTTTAGAGGAGACTGGATCATGGCTCTATCGTACTCGCTCCCAACCGGCTTCGACACCCCAATCACGTACTTTTACTGCATCTACTTTTTCGTTCTCTTGGTCCACAGGCAAATGCGGGACGAAGAAGCGTGTCGCGAAAAGTAAGGAAAAGTTCCCCTCTATTTTTCGGGCGTTTTGTCGTTGTGTGTGATGGGTGACTCATTGGTGTGTCGTTTTGCACAGGTACGGAAAAGATTGGGAAACGTATACGAGGATGGTACCGTGGAAAATCGTTCCATATGTTTATTAGAAACATATGACCCGGTCGTCCTGGGGCGTTATATGTTATGGCGATGGTGTATCAGTTGGAGAAGCGTACGAATGTAGCTAAAATTGGGCGATGACTGTGCCAAAGCAATTTACGCTTAAAAGGCTCTCTTACGTAATGGATCGGCCTTGTGAGCCGTGTGACTAAGAATAATCACCACCACATCTGGCAGACGTCGTTCGAGTTCCTTGCCATAGACTACCCCCAGTGCCCAGAGGTTCCTATCCGAGGCACAGAGGAGCATGTGGTTGCAACTTCGCATTGGATATTGGGAACATCTACGCGTGGAAAGTAAATTCTCATTCCAACCTGTGCACGCAACAAGTTCGATTTATGTCTTGACCAAATGAACAACTCGAGCGGATGAGTTCATGTGGAAACAATGATATTTAGGCGGAAAGCGAGATAAAATTAGATAAAATTAAATTTAACTTCAATCACAATCCCCAGTCAACAAGGGTGAACAAGATACACCAACAGCGGATACAACCCGCAGCATGTTTCTTCGCTTCCTATTCCTCGCGCACGTGTTGCCTCTGGCCGAGAATCGAGTCGGGCAACGCGCTAGTAAAGTAAACTAGTTGGTAATGTAACGGTTGTACGTTCTCGTGGGGTGAAGGGGATTAAGCCGAGTTGGGGAATCGTCCGAGTCCTTGTCCCCCAGTGACACCTGCTCGACGTGAGCTGCACATTTGTTGTTCGCCGAATTATCAAGAAGTCCCGTATTGGTTCGAGGGTTGTCGTGTAAGTCCTAAACGTGCGTCGTAGGGTGGTACAGAATGTTGAGTGCGGCCTCAGTTCGTATTCGCGCCCATGATCGAAAAGCCACGTACTTGTGGGGGAGGATGCTGTTCTTCCACCGCAGCCGATAAGCCTGTCTTGGAATCGGAGGCAAGCTCTCCAGCGCTGCCGATGTCAACGTCGAGGGGTAGTAGCAGCGACGATACGAAAGATGCATGCCCCACTATCGAGTTCCAGCCGATGGCCACCCCAAATCATGATGACCGACTTGTTGTCCAGAAGCCCGAAAAGAGTGGCTGCAGAGCGACATGCTGCAGCGGAAAGACAGACGATAGCGAAAAGGTGCCTCCTAAACCGATGCAGACCGCCCCGATCCTTCCTGTCCGCGGTCCTTCGGTCAACTACGACAGCAGCGCAAGTCCTGGTCCCTCGTCGTGCCAGGCCACCATTTGCGACGACGACAAGTGCGGCCACGACCTCGCTCCCAAGCAGGAACCCAATGGCAAGTGTCCTCCCGCATGATTCCCAAGATAACCAGTGGCTGACCCTCGGCCCGCCCAAAAGACTACCCCGCCCTCGGTCGTCGACAACTGGTGTTTGGTATCCAGGGCATGGACTGTCCGGGTTGTTCCCCGCGAGTAGTGCGCGCCCTCGTCGAGTTCCCGAGCGTGGCCGACTGCCACGTCGATGTGTTCGCCGGGCGCGCTACGGTGACGTACCACCCTGATCGAGCCAACCCGGACGACATGGCCCGGCGCGTAGTCGCGATGACTGGGTTCCAATGTCACGTCGAGGACGATCAGGTCCTCGGAATAAAAATGCGGCGAATGAATGTTCAGTTGGGTCGGCCCCTGGGCGACGACGGTCTTTTAAAGCTCGAGGGTGTCAATGTGCTTGAGGAAAAGGCGTCCGGTCGTATCGAGCTAGAGTATGAAAGGGGGATGAATCCTCGGGATGTTCTCGCGTTGTTTGCGCCCTGGGATGGGGTGTATGTCCCTCCTTCCAACGAGTCCAGCGTCGATTCGGCGCAAAAAGAGGTCGTTCGTCTGTTGTACCTGACCTTGTTCTCGGCCGTCTTGACTCTTCCTGTTCTGGTCCTGGCATGGGCCCCGTTGCCACCTCGTCCAACTGCCTATGGCGCGGTCTCACTAGCCATGACGACGGTCATCCAAATTGCCATCGCTCGTCCCATCTACGTTTCAGGTATCCGTGCGCTCCTATTCCAGTACACAATCGATATGGATTTGCTGGTGTCCCTGAGTATGGGGACCGCATATGTGTTCTCCACGGTGGCATACGCCTGTGCTGTCGCCGGTAAACCCATCCAAGACGGAGAAAGCTACTTTGAGACGGCGGCGCTGCTCGTGACGCTCGTGATGCTGGGGAGACTCATCGCCGCATACGCCCGTCGGAGGTCCACAAACGCGGTTTCCCGATTAGGATCGATGCAAGCCAGCAAAGCAACACTAGTAGAAACATCCAACGGCCAGGTCCTAACTCGAATCATTCCAGTCGAGCTGCTCCATGTGGGCGATATCGTTCGTATCGCACCGGGGGAACTTATACCCACCGACGGGAAGATTATCAGGGGAGAAGGGTTGGTAGACGAAAGCGCAATCACGGGCGAAAGCGTGCCGGTTTTAAAATCCCCAGCGACCGCGCAGGTACTCATGATGTGTGGGACCACCCTCGTCTCAATCCCTGCCGAGCCGTTACACATTGATATGCGTGTAACGGTAGCTCCTGATGCTAATACTGTGGCCCGCATGGCCGAGCTTATGCAAGGCGCTCAGAGCGCACGGTTACGCGTCCAGGATAAAACGGACCGCGTGGCCGGATGGCTCGCTCCGGCTGCTCTTACGATTGCGATTGTTGCGTTTGTCGGGTGGACTGGTGTCGGTGTCAGGCATGCTTACAAACTCGACGGCCATGAGCGCTCGGGTCAAATTCAAAAAGCCATAGTCGATGCTATTGGATATGCGGTGGCGATTCTAGTTGTCTCTTGTCCTTGCGCGTTGGCCCTATGTGTGCCTATGGTGGCGGTCATTGCCGTCGCAGTGGGTACTCGCCGTGGTGTATTAATCAAGGTTAGTTACCCCTCTTATTTTCCTGATCTCATCTTGAATTTTTTTTAAATAGTCCATCGAGGCTCTAGAGGACGCATGTGACGTCAAAGTGGTCGTATTTGACAAAACGGGCACACTCACCCAAGGCAAACTCGGGATCGAAACCGCCACTTACTATTGCCAAAGTAATCACATCCCATGGGTCGGGTCCGAGCAAGAGATCCAGCAACTCGTCTACGAATTGACCGAAGCGTCCACTCATCCCGTCGCCGTCGCCATCCATGGATCCCTTTCGGCCACTTGCACTTTAACTGGATCGCCGTTGATTAAATCTTCCAATGTCCGGTCTGTACCGGGTAAAGGCCTCGAAGTAACTCTTGATGGGTATGTTATTCGAGGAGGTAATGCGGCTTGGGCAGCTGGTGGCGGTACAGTTCCTTCGAGCTTGAAAGATAATACCGTTTTCATGGTCTCGATCTCGCCAAACACAGTCAGTCGGATTATACTTTTAATTACATGACACTAACTCCAATTACAGCCCCACCCTGAATTCACCACCATCGCCTACTACACACTCTCAGATTCCCTCCGTCCCGACAGCATAAAAACAATCCGACAGCTCACCGCCCGCGGTATCGATGTACACATTCTAAGCGGCGACGCACCAGGCGTGGTCAGTCGCACGGCCGCAGCCCTCGGTATTCCCGATGCCCAAGCCCGCGGCGGGTGTTTACCGGAAGAAAAAGCACAATGGGTCAAGTTTTTTCAGACGGGAGGGATGAACGATGGTGGTGAATGCGGTACCTCGGACTCGGACATTAAATGCTGTAGCTCCGTTGACGTTcccaataccaccatccacaatCACGACCACGACCACGATCACGATCACGGCCACGACAACCATGCCCACACTCGAAAGCGTTCCTCGGCAGATATGAAAAGACGTAAAGTCATGTTCGTCGGAGACGGGACAAACGATGCTCTCGCCCTCGTCCAATCCGACATATCCGTATCCCTCGGAACAGGAACAGACATCGCATCCAATAGCGCAACCGTCGTTCTTCTCTCCCCTCTCTCAACAGGGCTGACCACCTTATTCGCCATCGCGCGCGCATCTCGTCGTCGAGTACGGACCAACATGACCTGGGCGCTCGTATATAATGTTGTCGCTGTTTTGTTTGCGAGTGGGGTCCTGGGGCGGGGGATGAGGATTCCGCCTCAGTGGGCTGGGTTGGGGGAACTGGTCAGTGTGTTGCCTGTTGTGCTTGTTGCGTGGAGTTTGGGGTTGGTGAGGTGGTGAGGCAGAATGGTTTTGGGTTGAGAGGTCGGGAAGTGAGTTGAATTTTGTATAAGGTGAAAGTGTATGACTGTGTAAATATGAAAGTGAAATTCTATGTACCTCTCATGGTTATCAAACTCATAAATGTTGCGAGACCAAGGcaagtgctcccaagtgAATTTAGAggcaagggagaaggttTTATCTATACGAACAAGGGAAATATTCGGTAAACGTCCTCCGATTTCGTAAAGTACATGCAGAATTAGGGCCAAGTATACGACACCCCGAAACCAAATTGAACTTGTAAGACTGAAAAGACAGAGAAGAGCAAAATGAGATTCTGTTAATGTGACAAATTCGACAACGCGATTCAATAGTATCATGGGTCTTAGTATGTCTGTGGAAATGTCTTGTTTCAGTATGCCCTCCTCGGTATGGCTCACACAGAACAATATGTCGTTACTTTGACGGGACTAGTAGAGATGCTTTCTTTGCTATGCATTAACAATGTGACATAAACCCAAATTATACGATATAGAAGCAAGGAATATATCAACTTGTTAACAGGGGAAATATACCGAGCCGTTCGAGAAGCTTTTGAGACTCCATTTGCCCATAGGTGTAGATGGTTCAGGGCGCGCAACGACCGGTTGGGCATTTTTCCTGGGTTCAAtcacatgcatatatgctgagTAATAATTATTTCTAAGATAAGATGGATAGGTTAACTATATCTCTACCACAAATTACATAGAAAGTCGACGAGGCATCACGGAGAGAAAATGCCAATGCTTGCACCGGGCGAAACAGAGATAGTCTACTGTTCTTGCTTCGCTCCTTTCGACTCCGTATAGGGGTAAGAGAACAAATTGATGTCTGGCCAAACCCATGAGATACAAAGCAAGCTGAGACCTGGAGACTACTTTGAAGTGGCGTTGGCAACATGTGGCAAGGGGCAGGTCGAGGATGCGGATCGAGGGTGCTTGCTTTCTTGGCAGCCACCCATGCAGGCACTGAGATGTACCATAGATCTACAAGGAGTACTCTCACCGGGTCTAACAGCACTGATCACTATTGGCCATAAACCCTGATGCTCCTATACTCTTTCGTGTGCACTACCTCATCCAGGTGCATAGCTAATGTGTGCACATGTTTTTCCACGATTGTTAGACATGCTGTATGTGATTATTCGGAAAGCCTCTGACTCGTGGTATGTCTTTTGGGACACATCCTGGTTTCAGCATCGCTAGACTTGCGTGAGGCGGTCATGAGATCGGTCGGAGTATCACCATATAAAAATAATTTGACAGCTTATTCATCGATAGCATATCTCAGCTTGCTATCTCCAATCACCAAAGAACGGAAACACTTTAGCGGTCTTCCAAAACTCGAGTTACGCCTAAAGTAAGAAGCCTACTCTCGATTTCTAACTCGTTCCGACTCTTCCAACAGGGTCGGAATAGTGTCCTCTAATTAGTACAGGGTGCGAATGATTATTCGGGAAAGGCATATTCAGTATTGCTCTTCGCGTTGTTGGGCGAGCAGATATAGCCACTCAATATCAAGATGTAAAGGCCGGAGTTAAGGCTAGGGGAAGAGTCAACCACGGACACATGATCAGATAAGTCAAAGTCCTCATGGCTATGTACCCAATGACGTTAAAATATGAAAAAGGAGCTCGGGGGTACCACGCACGAAGTTGTGGTGCGTGGATTCCATACCCGGGGTATCCAACTCCCGGAAGCATTCATCCAGAGGTATGTCGATCAACGTATGTATCGGCCAGGCGACCTTTTTAGGTCATTTGCTTACACCCAGTGACGCAATTCCCTCAGTCTGAGATTGAATGTATAGGTATTGAAAGGCTTGCGGTGGCGTTGGGCGCCGTCAGATGCACGCATATAAGTTATACAAGGGTCATGTTTGCTTCGTGCTCGTTACTATCACCACCACCTCACCTGTCCACCCTGGGAATGTCACTGGCGAGTATTCAGAAACTGTAAGGGCGAGGCTCCGTTGAGCAGGCTTTTTATCTTACAAGCTTGAATAGTATCGACCCTTCTGGTCAAAAATGGCCGACTGTTGAAATCATTACCAGACCTACTGGGTGTGTCTCGTTTTCCTTGTGTGTTTAACCTGCTGACCAATCAGCGCTCAGCGCTAAGCCGCCCCTTCACGCTCTCGTCATCGGCATCAACAAATACAAAGAGAACGTCCACCTCGTCGGAGCTGTCCCAGATGCGTTGGCGTTCAAGTCGTACCTCACTGATGATCTACGTGTACCCGAGGAGCAGATAACATTACTTGTGGATGAGCAAGCGACACGTGCCAACATAATCGAGGCTTTACAAAACATTGGCCGGCCCGACAATGGGATCAGCCGCGACGATCCGATTGTAATATACTATGCGGGACATGGTGGCCAGGTTGACCCACCGCCAGACAAGACTGCCAATACACTCCCAGTGCAGTGTATCATACCGCAGGACACGAGCAAGGAGAGTGATGCGGTGCCTATTCCAGACTTTACGATAGGGGCGTTGGTACATTGCATTGCGCAAGAAAAGGGCAATAATATTGTGAGTTATTCACCACAGGTCGGCGCCACGCGCTAATTATAATTCACCTCACAGACTGTAATATTTG
This region includes:
- a CDS encoding phosphatidylserine decarboxylase family protein encodes the protein MRTPYLSGALLPNDQAGHKVVVLNRGEHSIHDPSLQTAGERVGGWYTTRDRQVSEPYISSLLNKVNGDERLVDHLHPTIVEFKRLIDTSPALRKGFDEMFEQVPNTSPYDKDPTLRPQIRDYNTMLKAFDYIITHSIPYEDHAFVGFPINAILNWPMGTEAGQAVFLDPAVNAQFKKMFDAWSDFLSSPDSREYLTTDNNGWFGPKASQNIPNFTQIFKCNPCAPYYGFKSWDDFFTRELREGVRPVEFPDRDDIINSACESTVYRIATNIKEADSFWLKGSPYSLRHMLNNDPYMDKFVGGTIYQAFLSAYKYHRWASPVNGVIDRVELIPGTYYAASPAMGFANPEGPDPVSQMLSQAYITAVATRALIWIRCDNPKIGLIGFLAVGMCEVSTCEVTVREGDIIRKGDQLGMFHFGGSTHCLLFQSGVKVIFDKRYTEADCEVLLNVAIATVEYKHKNLG
- a CDS encoding copper(2+) exporting ATPase, encoding MIEKPRTCGGGCCSSTAADKPVLESEASSPALPMSTSRGSSSDDTKDACPTIEFQPMATPNHDDRLVVQKPEKSGCRATCCSGKTDDSEKVPPKPMQTAPILPVRGPSVNYDSSASPGPSSCQATICDDDKCGHDLAPKQEPNGKYYPALGRRQLVFGIQGMDCPGCSPRVVRALVEFPSVADCHVDVFAGRATVTYHPDRANPDDMARRVVAMTGFQCHVEDDQVLGIKMRRMNVQLGRPLGDDGLLKLEGVNVLEEKASGRIELEYERGMNPRDVLALFAPWDGVYVPPSNESSVDSAQKEVVRLLYLTLFSAVLTLPVLVLAWAPLPPRPTAYGAVSLAMTTVIQIAIARPIYVSGIRALLFQYTIDMDLLVSLSMGTAYVFSTVAYACAVAGKPIQDGESYFETAALLVTLVMLGRLIAAYARRRSTNAVSRLGSMQASKATLVETSNGQVLTRIIPVELLHVGDIVRIAPGELIPTDGKIIRGEGLVDESAITGESVPVLKSPATAQVLMMCGTTLVSIPAEPLHIDMRVTVAPDANTVARMAELMQGAQSARLRVQDKTDRVAGWLAPAALTIAIVAFVGWTGVGVRHAYKLDGHERSGQIQKAIVDAIGYAVAILVVSCPCALALCVPMVAVIAVAVGTRRGVLIKSIEALEDACDVKVVVFDKTGTLTQGKLGIETATYYCQSNHIPWVGSEQEIQQLVYELTEASTHPVAVAIHGSLSATCTLTGSPLIKSSNVRSVPGKGLEVTLDGYVIRGGNAAWAAGGGTVPSSLKDNTVFMVSISPNTPHPEFTTIAYYTLSDSLRPDSIKTIRQLTARGIDVHILSGDAPGVVSRTAAALGIPDAQARGGCLPEEKAQWVKFFQTGGMNDGGECGTSDSDIKCCSSVDVPNTTIHNHDHDHDHDHGHDNHAHTRKRSSADMKRRKVMFVGDGTNDALALVQSDISVSLGTGTDIASNSATVVLLSPLSTGLTTLFAIARASRRRVRTNMTWALVYNVVAVLFASGVLGRGMRIPPQWAGLGELVSVLPVVLVAWSLGLVRW
- a CDS encoding C-14 sterol reductase ERG24, which codes for MSTKNPKTNRYEFFGPPGAAAVATCTPIIVYGLYYNCSEASGLCQLPTWSFPLQVVRAISDGNWWKSAFDIQVTVAYFAWYASLVAAWYWLPGEWLEGTELRTGGHKVYKLNAFNTLLLNVGLATGWILVYGPQSFTFIYDHWVGLCSAAILNSLVHATYCYIMSTIDEDQRLLSLSGNSGNVFYDWFIGRELNPSIGLFDIKSFAELRPGMILWFIINLSSYCKQVVHRGTWYPTDSMFLVLLFQWGYVVDALYNEHAVFTTRDITMDGFGFMLSFGSIAWVPLTYSVQARYLAFKHVELGLFWTVVIFAIHAVGYWIFRESNNEKNEFRSGKNPKNLQSFKTERGTRLLTSGWWGICQHPNYLGDWIMALSYSLPTGFDTPITYFYCIYFFVLLVHRQMRDEEACREK